In one Pseudomonas sp. MM211 genomic region, the following are encoded:
- the tuf gene encoding elongation factor Tu — protein sequence MAKEKFERSKPHVNVGTIGHVDHGKTTLTAALTRVCSEVFGSAVVAFDKIDSAPEEKARGITINTAHVEYNSSIRHYAHVDCPGHADYVKNMITGAAQMDGAILVCSAADGPMPQTREHILLSRQVGVPYIVVFLNKADMVDDAELLELVEMEVRDLLSAYDFPGDDTPIIIGSALMALNGQDDNEMGTTAVKKLVETLDSYIPDPVRAIDKPFLMPIEDVFSISGRGTVVTGRIERGIIKIQEELEIVGLRDTVKTTCTGVEMFRKLLDEGRAGENCGVLLRGTKRDDVERGQVLVKPGSVKPHTTFTAEVYVLSKEEGGRHTPFFKGYRPQFYFRTTDVTGNCELPEGVEMVMPGDNIQMTVTLIKTIAMEEGLRFAIREGGRTVGAGVVAKIIA from the coding sequence GTGGCTAAAGAAAAATTTGAACGTAGCAAACCTCACGTCAACGTTGGCACCATTGGTCACGTTGACCATGGTAAAACCACGCTGACCGCCGCTCTGACTCGCGTTTGCTCCGAAGTTTTCGGTAGCGCCGTAGTTGCTTTCGACAAGATCGACAGCGCGCCGGAAGAGAAGGCTCGTGGTATCACCATCAACACTGCGCACGTTGAGTACAACTCTTCGATTCGCCACTACGCGCACGTTGACTGCCCAGGTCACGCTGACTATGTGAAAAACATGATCACCGGTGCTGCGCAGATGGACGGCGCTATCCTGGTTTGCTCCGCTGCTGACGGCCCGATGCCGCAGACTCGCGAGCACATCCTGCTGTCCCGTCAGGTAGGTGTTCCGTACATCGTTGTCTTCCTGAACAAGGCTGACATGGTTGACGACGCCGAGCTGCTGGAGCTGGTGGAAATGGAAGTGCGTGACCTGCTCAGCGCTTACGATTTCCCAGGCGACGACACTCCGATCATCATCGGTTCGGCTCTGATGGCGCTGAATGGTCAAGACGACAACGAGATGGGCACCACTGCCGTCAAGAAGTTGGTTGAGACTCTGGACAGCTACATCCCAGATCCAGTGCGCGCTATCGACAAGCCGTTCCTGATGCCAATCGAAGACGTGTTCTCGATCTCCGGTCGTGGCACCGTGGTAACTGGCCGTATCGAGCGTGGCATCATCAAGATCCAGGAAGAGCTGGAAATTGTTGGTCTGCGTGACACCGTCAAAACCACCTGTACTGGTGTTGAGATGTTCCGCAAGCTGCTCGACGAAGGTCGTGCTGGCGAGAACTGCGGTGTGCTGCTGCGCGGCACCAAGCGTGACGACGTAGAGCGTGGCCAGGTTCTGGTCAAGCCGGGTTCGGTTAAGCCGCACACTACCTTCACTGCAGAAGTGTATGTGCTGAGCAAAGAAGAAGGCGGCCGTCATACTCCGTTCTTCAAAGGCTATCGTCCTCAGTTCTACTTCCGTACTACTGACGTGACTGGTAACTGCGAACTGCCGGAAGGCGTTGAAATGGTAATGCCAGGTGACAACATCCAGATGACTGTCACTCTGATCAAAACCATCGCAATGGAAGAAGGTCTGCGTTTCGCCATTCGTGAAGGCGGTCGTACCGTCGGCGCCGGCGTCGTAGCCAAAATCATCGCGTAA
- the rpsG gene encoding 30S ribosomal protein S7 — protein sequence MPRRRVAAKREVLDDPKYGSQILAKFMNHVMESGKKAVAERIVYGALEKVKERKNSDPLEIFEKALDAIAPLVEVKSRRVGGATYQVPVEVRPSRRNALAMRWLVDFARKRGEKSMALRLAGELLDAAEGKGAAVKKREDVHRMAEANKAFSHYRF from the coding sequence ATGCCAAGACGTCGTGTAGCAGCCAAGCGCGAAGTGCTTGACGATCCAAAATACGGAAGCCAAATCCTGGCCAAGTTCATGAACCACGTGATGGAGAGCGGCAAGAAAGCCGTTGCTGAGCGTATCGTTTATGGCGCCCTGGAGAAGGTTAAAGAGCGTAAGAACAGCGATCCCCTGGAAATCTTCGAGAAAGCTCTCGACGCCATCGCTCCGCTGGTCGAAGTGAAGTCGCGCCGTGTAGGCGGTGCTACTTACCAGGTTCCGGTCGAAGTTCGTCCGTCCCGTCGTAACGCCCTGGCCATGCGCTGGTTGGTGGATTTCGCCCGTAAGCGTGGCGAGAAATCCATGGCCCTGCGTTTGGCTGGCGAACTGTTGGATGCTGCAGAAGGCAAAGGTGCTGCAGTTAAGAAGCGTGAAGACGTGCACCGTATGGCTGAAGCCAACAAGGCTTTCTCGCACTACCGCTTCTAA
- the rplB gene encoding 50S ribosomal protein L2: protein MAIVKCKPTSPGRRFVVKVVNQELHKGAPHAPLLEKKSKTGGRNNNGRITTRHIGGGHKQHYRLVDFRRNDKDGIPATVERVEYDPNRTAHIALLKYADGERRYIIAPKGVSAGDQLVAGSMAPIKAGNSLPLRNIPVGSTVHGIELKPGKGAQIARSAGASAQLIAREGVYVTLRLRSGEMRKVLAECRATLGEVSNSEHSLRSLGKAGAKRWRGVRPTVRGVAMNPVDHPHGGGEGRTSGGRHPVSPWGFPTKGAKTRGNKRTDNMIVRRRK from the coding sequence ATGGCAATCGTTAAATGCAAACCGACTTCCCCGGGCCGCCGTTTTGTGGTCAAGGTGGTCAATCAGGAGCTGCACAAAGGCGCTCCTCATGCTCCACTGCTCGAGAAGAAGTCGAAGACTGGCGGTCGTAACAACAACGGCCGTATCACTACCCGTCATATCGGTGGTGGTCACAAGCAGCATTACCGTCTGGTCGATTTTCGTCGTAACGACAAAGATGGCATCCCAGCCACTGTCGAACGCGTTGAATATGACCCGAACCGTACCGCGCACATCGCTCTGCTGAAATATGCAGATGGTGAGCGTCGTTACATCATCGCACCGAAAGGTGTGAGCGCCGGCGATCAGCTGGTCGCAGGTTCGATGGCGCCGATCAAGGCCGGTAACAGCCTGCCGCTGCGTAACATTCCGGTTGGTTCGACCGTTCACGGTATCGAACTGAAGCCGGGCAAAGGTGCTCAAATCGCTCGTTCCGCTGGTGCTTCGGCTCAGCTGATCGCTCGTGAAGGCGTCTACGTCACCCTGCGTCTGCGCAGCGGTGAAATGCGTAAAGTACTGGCCGAATGCCGTGCGACCCTGGGTGAAGTCTCGAACTCCGAGCACAGCCTGCGTTCGCTGGGTAAAGCTGGTGCCAAACGCTGGCGTGGCGTTCGCCCGACCGTTCGTGGTGTTGCCATGAACCCGGTCGACCACCCACACGGTGGTGGTGAAGGTCGTACCTCTGGTGGTCGTCATCCGGTGTCTCCATGGGGCTTCCCGACTAAGGGCGCGAAGACTCGTGGTAACAAACGCACCGACAACATGATCGTCCGTCGTCGCAAGTAA
- the rpoC gene encoding DNA-directed RNA polymerase subunit beta' — MKDLLNLLKNQGQVEEFDAIRIALASPEMIRSWSFGEVKKPETINYRTFKPERDGLFCAKIFGPVKDYECLCGKYKRLKHRGVICEKCGVEVALAKVRRERMAHIELASPVAHIWFLKSLPSRIGLLMDMTLRDIERVLYFESYVVIDPGMTTLEKGQLLNDEQYFEALEEFGDDFDARMGAEAVRELLHAIDLEHEIGRLREEIPQTNSETKIKKLSKRLKLMEAFLGSGNLPEWMVLTVLPVLPPDLRPLVPLDGGRFATSDLNDLYRRVINRNNRLKRLLDLSAPDIIVRNEKRMLQEAVDALLDNGRRGRAITGSNKRPLKSLADMIKGKQGRFRQNLLGKRVDYSGRSVITVGPTLRLHQCGLPKKMALELFKPFIFGKLEMRGLATTIKAAKKMVERELPEVWDVLAEVIREHPVLLNRAPTLHRLGIQAFEPVLIEGKAIQLHPLVCAAYNADFDGDQMAVHVPLTLEAQLEARALMMSTNNILSPANGEPIIVPSQDVVLGLYYMTREAINAKGEGRVFADLQEVDRVFRGGQASLHARVKVRINEVIKDRDGSITKNTRIVDTTVGRALLFQIVPAGLSYDVVNHPMKKKAISKLINQCYRTVGLKDTVIFADQLMYTGFAYSTISGVSIGVNDFVIPDEKARIIDAATEEVKEIESQYASGLVTQGEKYNKVIDLWSKANDEVSKAMMANLSKEKVIDRDGNEVDQESFNSMYMMADSGARGSAAQIRQLAGMRGLMAKPDGSIIETPITANFREGLSVLQYFISTHGARKGLADTALKTANSGYLTRRLVDVAQDLVVTEIDCGTEQGLYMTPHIEGGDVVEPLGERVLGRVIARDVFKPGTEEVIVPAGTLVDEQWVEFIELNSIDEVVVRSPISCETRYGICAKCYGRDLARGHQINIGEAVGVIAAQSIGEPGTQLTMRTFHIGGAASRTSAADSVQVKNGGAVRLHNLKHVERLDGNLIAVSRSGELAIADEFGRERERYKLPYGAVISVKEGDKVDAGAIVAKWDPHTHPIVTEMKGTVTFVGMEDGITIKRQTDELTGLTNIEVLDAKDRPVAGKDIRPAVKLVDANGKDLLLPGTDVPAQYFLPANALVGVADGAQVAVGDVIARIPQETSKTRDITGGLPRVADLFEARRPKEAAILAEISGTIAFGKETKGKRRLVITPTDGSDPYEELIPKWRHLNVFEGEQVNKGEVISDGPSDPHDILRLLGVSALAKYIVNEIQDVYRLQGVKINDKHIETILRQMLRKVEIAESGDSTFIKGDQMELTHVLGENERLSEQDKFIAKYSRVLLGITKASLSTESFISAASFQETTRVLTEAAVTGKRDFLRGLKENVVVGRLIPAGTGLAYHSERKRRREADKPVRVSASEVEAALTEALNSSEN; from the coding sequence TTGAAAGACCTACTGAATTTGCTGAAAAACCAGGGTCAAGTCGAAGAATTCGACGCCATCCGCATTGCATTGGCTTCGCCGGAGATGATCCGTTCGTGGTCGTTCGGTGAAGTTAAAAAGCCGGAAACCATCAACTACCGTACGTTCAAGCCCGAGCGTGACGGCCTGTTCTGCGCCAAGATCTTTGGCCCGGTAAAGGACTACGAGTGCCTGTGCGGTAAGTACAAGCGCCTGAAGCACCGTGGTGTGATTTGCGAGAAGTGCGGTGTTGAAGTCGCGCTGGCCAAGGTTCGTCGTGAGCGCATGGCGCACATCGAACTGGCTTCGCCGGTTGCTCACATCTGGTTCCTGAAGTCCCTGCCGAGCCGTATTGGTTTGCTGATGGACATGACCCTGCGTGATATCGAGCGCGTTCTCTACTTCGAGAGCTATGTCGTTATCGATCCAGGCATGACCACCCTTGAAAAGGGTCAGTTGCTGAACGACGAGCAATATTTCGAAGCGCTGGAAGAGTTCGGTGACGACTTCGACGCCCGCATGGGTGCTGAAGCTGTCCGCGAGCTGCTGCACGCGATCGACCTGGAGCACGAGATTGGCCGTCTGCGTGAAGAGATTCCGCAAACCAACTCGGAAACCAAGATCAAGAAGCTGTCCAAGCGTCTGAAACTGATGGAAGCCTTCCTCGGCTCGGGCAACCTGCCTGAGTGGATGGTGCTGACCGTTCTGCCGGTTCTGCCGCCAGACCTGCGTCCGCTGGTACCGTTGGACGGTGGTCGTTTTGCGACCTCTGACCTCAACGATCTGTATCGCCGCGTTATCAACCGTAACAACCGTCTGAAGCGTCTGCTCGACCTCTCGGCTCCCGACATCATCGTGCGCAACGAAAAGCGCATGCTGCAGGAAGCTGTCGACGCACTGCTCGACAACGGTCGTCGTGGCCGCGCTATCACCGGTTCGAACAAGCGTCCTCTGAAATCCCTGGCTGACATGATCAAGGGTAAGCAAGGTCGTTTCCGTCAGAACCTGCTCGGTAAGCGTGTTGACTACTCGGGTCGTTCGGTAATTACCGTAGGCCCGACCCTGCGCCTGCACCAGTGCGGTCTGCCGAAGAAGATGGCTCTCGAGCTGTTCAAACCGTTCATTTTCGGCAAGCTGGAAATGCGTGGTCTTGCTACCACCATCAAAGCTGCCAAGAAGATGGTCGAGCGCGAGCTGCCAGAGGTTTGGGACGTTCTCGCTGAAGTGATTCGCGAACACCCGGTTCTGCTCAACCGTGCACCAACGCTTCACCGTCTGGGCATCCAGGCGTTTGAGCCGGTTCTGATCGAAGGTAAGGCTATCCAGCTTCACCCGCTGGTCTGCGCCGCGTACAACGCCGACTTCGACGGCGACCAGATGGCCGTGCACGTACCGCTGACGCTGGAAGCCCAGCTCGAAGCGCGCGCGCTGATGATGTCGACCAACAACATCCTGTCGCCAGCCAACGGCGAGCCGATCATCGTACCCTCCCAGGACGTGGTACTGGGTCTGTATTACATGACCCGCGAAGCGATCAACGCCAAAGGCGAAGGCCGTGTATTCGCTGATCTGCAGGAAGTTGACCGGGTTTTCCGTGGCGGCCAGGCTTCGCTGCATGCTCGCGTAAAAGTGCGCATCAACGAAGTGATCAAAGACCGTGACGGCAGCATCACCAAGAACACGCGTATCGTCGACACCACTGTCGGCCGTGCGCTGCTGTTCCAAATCGTTCCGGCCGGCCTGTCGTATGACGTGGTCAACCACCCGATGAAGAAGAAGGCCATCTCCAAGCTGATCAACCAGTGCTACCGCACTGTTGGCTTGAAAGACACGGTAATCTTCGCTGACCAGTTGATGTACACCGGTTTCGCCTACTCGACCATCTCGGGTGTGTCGATTGGTGTGAACGACTTCGTTATCCCGGATGAGAAGGCGCGCATCATTGACGCCGCCACCGAGGAAGTTAAAGAGATCGAATCGCAGTACGCCTCCGGCCTGGTAACCCAGGGCGAGAAGTACAACAAAGTGATCGACCTCTGGTCCAAGGCCAACGACGAAGTGTCCAAGGCGATGATGGCCAACCTCTCGAAAGAGAAGGTCATCGACCGCGACGGCAATGAAGTCGATCAGGAGTCCTTCAACTCCATGTACATGATGGCCGACTCCGGTGCTCGTGGTTCCGCCGCGCAGATCCGTCAGCTGGCTGGTATGCGTGGTCTGATGGCCAAGCCGGACGGCTCGATCATCGAGACGCCGATCACCGCGAACTTCCGTGAAGGCCTGTCGGTACTGCAGTACTTCATCTCCACTCACGGTGCTCGTAAAGGTCTGGCGGATACCGCACTGAAGACCGCGAACTCCGGTTACCTGACCCGTCGTCTCGTCGACGTGGCGCAGGATCTGGTAGTGACCGAGATCGATTGCGGTACCGAGCAGGGTCTGTACATGACTCCGCACATCGAAGGTGGCGACGTGGTCGAGCCGCTCGGTGAGCGTGTTCTGGGTCGTGTCATCGCTCGCGATGTGTTCAAACCAGGCACCGAAGAAGTCATCGTTCCGGCCGGTACCCTGGTCGACGAGCAGTGGGTCGAGTTCATCGAGCTGAACAGCATCGACGAAGTCGTCGTGCGTTCGCCGATCAGCTGTGAAACCCGTTATGGCATCTGCGCCAAGTGCTACGGTCGCGACCTGGCTCGCGGTCACCAGATCAACATCGGTGAAGCAGTCGGCGTTATTGCTGCACAGTCGATTGGTGAGCCGGGTACCCAGCTGACCATGCGTACGTTCCACATCGGTGGTGCGGCAAGCCGGACTTCGGCTGCCGACAGCGTCCAGGTGAAGAACGGCGGTGCGGTTCGTCTGCACAACCTGAAGCACGTCGAACGTCTGGACGGCAACCTGATCGCGGTATCGCGTTCCGGTGAGCTGGCTATCGCTGACGAGTTCGGCCGTGAGCGCGAGCGCTACAAGCTGCCGTACGGTGCGGTCATTTCCGTCAAGGAAGGTGACAAGGTCGACGCTGGCGCCATCGTCGCCAAGTGGGATCCGCACACCCACCCGATCGTTACCGAGATGAAAGGTACCGTCACCTTCGTAGGTATGGAGGACGGCATCACCATCAAGCGTCAGACCGACGAGTTGACCGGTTTGACCAACATCGAAGTTCTCGATGCCAAGGATCGTCCGGTTGCTGGCAAGGACATCCGTCCGGCCGTGAAACTGGTTGATGCCAACGGCAAGGATCTGCTGCTGCCAGGTACTGACGTACCAGCACAGTACTTCCTGCCTGCTAACGCCCTTGTTGGTGTGGCAGACGGTGCTCAGGTTGCGGTTGGTGACGTTATCGCCCGTATCCCGCAAGAAACCTCGAAGACACGTGACATCACCGGTGGTTTGCCGCGTGTTGCTGACTTGTTCGAGGCGCGTCGTCCGAAAGAGGCTGCGATTCTTGCGGAAATCAGCGGTACCATCGCCTTCGGCAAGGAGACCAAGGGCAAGCGCCGTCTGGTCATCACGCCGACCGATGGCAGCGATCCGTACGAAGAGCTGATCCCGAAATGGCGCCACCTGAACGTGTTCGAAGGTGAGCAGGTCAACAAGGGTGAAGTTATCTCCGACGGTCCGAGCGATCCGCACGACATCCTGCGTCTGCTGGGTGTGAGCGCGCTGGCCAAGTACATCGTCAACGAGATCCAGGACGTTTACCGTCTGCAGGGCGTGAAGATCAACGACAAGCACATCGAGACCATCCTGCGCCAGATGCTGCGCAAGGTCGAGATTGCCGAGTCGGGTGATTCCACCTTCATCAAGGGCGACCAGATGGAGCTGACTCACGTACTGGGCGAGAACGAGCGTCTGTCCGAGCAGGACAAGTTCATCGCCAAGTATTCCCGCGTACTGCTGGGTATCACCAAGGCGTCGCTGTCCACCGAGTCGTTCATCTCGGCGGCATCCTTCCAGGAAACCACTCGCGTCCTCACCGAGGCGGCGGTTACTGGCAAGCGCGACTTCCTGCGTGGCCTGAAGGAGAACGTGGTCGTGGGTCGTCTGATCCCGGCAGGTACCGGTCTTGCTTACCACAGCGAGCGTAAACGTCGTCGCGAGGCTGACAAGCCTGTGCGTGTGAGCGCGAGCGAAGTGGAAGCGGCGCTGACCGAAGCGTTGAACTCCAGCGAAAATTGA
- the fusA gene encoding elongation factor G, translating to MARTTPINRYRNIGIVAHVDAGKTTTTERVLFYTGKSHKMGEVHDGAATTDWMVQEQERGITITSAAITAFWKGSEKQYKDEHRFNVIDTPGHVDFTIEVERSLRVLDGAVVVFCGTSGVEPQSETVWRQANKYGVPRLVYVNKMDRAGADFLRVIGQIKQRLGHTPVPIQLAIGSEDNFQGQIDLINMQAVYWNDSDKGMVPVRKDIPAELLEEAEKWRGNMVEAAAEANEELMNKYLEGEELTNEEIKLALRQRTIAGEIVLAVCGSSFKNKGVPLVLDAVIDYLPAPTDIPAIKGSNPDNEEEEMERHADDSEPFSALAFKIATDPFVGTLTFVRVYSGVLASGDGVINSVKGKKERVGRMVQMHANAREEIKEVRAGDIAALIGMKDVTTGETLCNADKPIILVRMDFPEPVISVAVEPKTKDDQEKMGIALGKLAQEDPSFRVKTDEETGQTIISGMGELHLDILVDRMRREFNVEANIGKPQVSYRERITKSCEIEGKFVRQSGGRGQFGHCWVRFAPADEGQEGLQFVNEVVGGVIPKEYIPAIQKGIEEQMKNGVVAGYPLIGLKATVFDGSYHDVDSNEMAFKVAASMATKQLAQKGGGELLEPIMAVEVVTPEDYMGDVMGDLNRRRGMILGMEDTISGKVIRAEVPLGEMFGYATDVRSMSQGRASYSMEFKKYNTAPSHIVESVTKKQG from the coding sequence ATGGCTCGTACTACACCGATTAATCGCTACCGTAACATCGGTATCGTGGCTCACGTGGATGCTGGTAAAACCACTACCACCGAGCGCGTCCTTTTTTACACCGGCAAAAGCCACAAAATGGGCGAGGTGCATGATGGCGCCGCGACCACAGACTGGATGGTGCAGGAGCAGGAGCGTGGTATTACCATCACTTCCGCTGCTATCACCGCCTTCTGGAAAGGCTCCGAGAAGCAGTACAAGGATGAGCACCGCTTCAACGTCATCGATACCCCCGGGCACGTAGACTTCACCATTGAAGTTGAGCGTTCTCTGCGCGTACTCGACGGCGCGGTCGTTGTGTTCTGCGGTACCTCGGGCGTTGAGCCTCAGTCGGAAACCGTATGGCGTCAAGCCAACAAGTACGGTGTTCCGCGTCTTGTTTACGTAAACAAGATGGATCGTGCCGGTGCAGACTTCCTGCGCGTTATCGGTCAGATCAAACAGCGTCTGGGTCACACTCCGGTGCCGATTCAGCTGGCTATCGGCTCGGAAGACAACTTCCAGGGTCAGATCGATCTGATCAACATGCAGGCTGTGTACTGGAATGATTCCGACAAGGGCATGGTTCCTGTTCGCAAGGACATCCCTGCTGAGTTGCTGGAAGAAGCCGAAAAATGGCGCGGCAACATGGTTGAGGCTGCGGCCGAAGCCAACGAAGAGCTGATGAACAAGTACCTCGAGGGTGAAGAACTCACCAACGAGGAAATCAAGCTCGCTCTGCGTCAGCGTACTATCGCTGGTGAGATCGTTCTGGCTGTTTGCGGTTCTTCCTTCAAGAACAAGGGTGTTCCCCTGGTTCTCGACGCCGTTATCGACTACCTGCCTGCTCCAACCGACATTCCAGCTATCAAGGGTTCCAACCCTGATAACGAAGAAGAAGAGATGGAGCGTCACGCCGATGACAGCGAGCCTTTCTCGGCTCTGGCGTTCAAGATCGCTACCGACCCATTCGTGGGTACTCTGACCTTCGTCCGCGTTTACTCGGGCGTGTTGGCCTCCGGCGACGGCGTGATCAACTCGGTCAAAGGCAAGAAAGAGCGTGTGGGTCGTATGGTGCAGATGCACGCAAACGCCCGCGAAGAGATCAAAGAAGTACGCGCTGGCGACATCGCTGCTCTGATCGGCATGAAGGACGTCACCACTGGTGAGACTCTGTGCAACGCTGACAAGCCAATCATCCTCGTTCGCATGGACTTCCCGGAGCCGGTTATTTCGGTTGCCGTAGAGCCTAAGACCAAGGATGACCAGGAAAAAATGGGTATCGCTCTGGGCAAGCTTGCTCAGGAAGACCCGTCTTTCCGTGTCAAAACTGATGAAGAGACTGGTCAGACGATCATCTCCGGTATGGGCGAGTTGCACCTGGACATCCTGGTCGACCGTATGCGCCGCGAGTTCAACGTCGAAGCCAACATCGGTAAGCCTCAGGTTTCCTATCGTGAGCGCATCACGAAGAGCTGCGAAATCGAAGGCAAGTTCGTGCGTCAGTCCGGTGGCCGTGGTCAGTTCGGTCATTGCTGGGTTCGCTTTGCACCTGCTGACGAAGGTCAGGAAGGTCTGCAGTTCGTGAACGAAGTAGTGGGCGGTGTGATTCCTAAGGAATACATCCCGGCTATCCAGAAGGGTATCGAAGAGCAGATGAAGAACGGCGTTGTAGCCGGCTATCCGCTGATCGGCCTGAAGGCTACCGTGTTCGATGGTTCTTACCATGACGTCGACTCCAACGAGATGGCGTTCAAGGTGGCTGCTTCCATGGCAACCAAGCAACTGGCCCAGAAGGGCGGTGGTGAGTTGCTCGAGCCGATCATGGCGGTAGAGGTTGTTACCCCTGAAGACTATATGGGTGACGTGATGGGCGACCTTAACCGCCGTCGCGGCATGATCTTGGGTATGGAAGACACGATCTCCGGCAAAGTAATTCGCGCCGAAGTTCCGCTGGGTGAGATGTTCGGTTATGCGACCGACGTCCGTTCCATGTCTCAGGGTCGCGCAAGCTACTCTATGGAATTCAAAAAATACAATACAGCTCCGTCGCACATCGTCGAGTCTGTAACCAAAAAACAAGGCTGA
- the rpsL gene encoding 30S ribosomal protein S12: MATINQLVRQPRKRIVEKSDVPALQNCPQRRGVCTRVYTTTPKKPNSALRKVCRVRLTNGFEVSSYIGGEGHNLQEHSVVLIRGGRVKDLPGVRYHTVRGSLDTSGVKGRNQGRSKYGTKRPK, from the coding sequence ATGGCAACTATCAACCAGCTGGTGCGTCAGCCGCGCAAGCGTATCGTCGAGAAATCCGACGTACCTGCGCTGCAGAACTGCCCCCAGCGTCGTGGCGTATGCACTCGCGTGTATACCACCACGCCGAAAAAACCTAACTCGGCACTGCGTAAAGTTTGCCGTGTTCGCCTGACCAACGGTTTCGAGGTTTCCTCGTACATCGGCGGTGAAGGCCACAACCTGCAAGAGCACAGCGTCGTGCTGATCCGTGGCGGTCGTGTAAAAGACTTGCCAGGTGTGCGTTATCACACCGTTCGCGGCTCGCTGGACACCTCGGGTGTCAAAGGCCGTAACCAGGGTCGTTCGAAGTACGGTACCAAGCGTCCGAAGTGA
- the rplC gene encoding 50S ribosomal protein L3: MTIGVVGRKCGMTRIFTEEGVSIPVTVIEIEPNRVTQFKTEESDGYRAVQVTVGERRASRVTAAQAGHFAKANVAAGRTVLEFRLEEGDYQAGDLINAEIFQAGQLVDVTGQSKGKGFAGTIKRWNFRGQDNTHGNSVSHRVPGSIGQCQTPGRVFKGKKMSGHMGAERVTVQSLEVVRVDAERNLLLVKGAVPGATGGNLVVRPAAKARG; encoded by the coding sequence ATGACTATTGGTGTAGTCGGTCGTAAATGCGGTATGACCCGTATTTTTACCGAAGAAGGTGTCTCCATTCCGGTTACGGTCATTGAGATCGAGCCGAATCGAGTTACCCAGTTTAAAACTGAAGAGTCCGATGGCTATCGTGCAGTGCAAGTCACTGTTGGTGAGCGTCGTGCTTCTCGTGTTACCGCTGCTCAGGCAGGTCACTTCGCTAAGGCGAACGTCGCGGCAGGTCGCACTGTTCTGGAATTCCGTCTTGAAGAAGGCGACTACCAGGCTGGTGATCTGATCAACGCTGAAATATTCCAAGCTGGTCAACTGGTCGATGTGACTGGTCAGTCCAAAGGTAAAGGCTTTGCCGGTACCATCAAGCGTTGGAATTTCCGCGGCCAGGACAACACTCACGGTAACTCCGTGTCCCACCGCGTTCCGGGTTCGATTGGCCAGTGCCAGACTCCGGGTCGTGTCTTCAAGGGCAAGAAAATGTCCGGTCACATGGGTGCTGAGCGCGTGACTGTGCAGTCCCTGGAAGTAGTGCGCGTGGATGCTGAACGCAACCTGCTGCTGGTCAAGGGTGCCGTTCCTGGCGCTACTGGCGGCAACTTGGTTGTACGTCCGGCTGCCAAGGCTCGCGGTTAA
- the rplW gene encoding 50S ribosomal protein L23 yields the protein MNQERVFKVLLGPHISEKATTLADKKSQFVFKVATDATKLEIKKAVESLFSVKVQHVTTQNVLGKSKRTARGLGKRNDWKKAIISLQPGQDLDFATSSAE from the coding sequence ATGAACCAGGAACGCGTATTCAAAGTGCTGCTTGGCCCGCACATCTCCGAGAAGGCCACGACTCTGGCAGACAAGAAAAGCCAGTTCGTTTTCAAGGTTGCAACTGACGCAACCAAGCTGGAAATCAAGAAGGCCGTCGAAAGCCTGTTCAGCGTGAAGGTTCAGCATGTCACTACTCAGAACGTTCTGGGTAAGAGCAAGCGCACCGCTCGCGGTCTGGGCAAGCGTAACGACTGGAAGAAGGCGATCATCTCCCTTCAGCCAGGCCAGGATCTCGATTTCGCCACCAGCAGTGCTGAGTAA
- the rplD gene encoding 50S ribosomal protein L4, with translation MQLNVNGAQAIEVSDATFGGDYNETLVHQAVVAYMAGGRQGSKQQKTRSDVSGGGKRPWRQKGTGRARAGTTRGPIWRGGGVTFAARPQSHDQKLNKKMYRAAIRSILAELVRSDRLVVVEDFAVEAPKTKELLGKLNDMGLTDVLIVSDAVDQNLYLAARNLPHVDVRDVQGSDPVSLIAYEKVLITVSAVKKFEELLG, from the coding sequence ATGCAATTAAATGTAAATGGCGCTCAAGCGATCGAAGTCTCTGATGCGACTTTCGGTGGCGACTACAACGAGACCCTGGTTCACCAAGCAGTCGTAGCCTATATGGCTGGCGGTCGTCAGGGCAGCAAGCAGCAGAAGACTCGTTCCGACGTTTCCGGTGGCGGTAAGCGCCCGTGGCGTCAGAAGGGTACTGGCCGTGCGCGTGCTGGTACCACTCGTGGTCCGATCTGGCGTGGCGGTGGTGTGACTTTCGCAGCTCGTCCGCAGAGCCATGATCAGAAGCTGAACAAGAAGATGTATCGCGCTGCGATCCGTTCGATTCTTGCTGAGCTGGTCCGTAGCGACCGTCTGGTAGTGGTTGAAGACTTCGCTGTCGAAGCTCCGAAAACCAAAGAGCTGCTGGGCAAGCTGAACGACATGGGTCTGACTGACGTTCTGATCGTGTCTGACGCTGTCGATCAAAATCTGTACCTGGCTGCTCGCAACCTGCCGCATGTCGATGTTCGTGACGTGCAGGGTTCCGATCCGGTCAGTCTGATCGCGTATGAAAAGGTGCTGATCACCGTTTCTGCCGTGAAGAAATTCGAGGAGCTGCTGGGATGA